The genomic DNA GGTCTGCAGTCGATACGGGCAGGCTAGAGTGTGGTAGGGGAGATCGGAATTCCTGGTGTAGCGGTGAAATGCGCAGATATCAGGAGGAACACCGGTGGCGAAGGCGGATCTCTGGGCCATTACTGACGCTGAGGAGCGAAAGCGTGGGGAGCGAACAGGATTAGATACCCTGGTAGTCCACGCCGTAAACGTTGGGAACTAGGTGTTGGCGACATTCCACGTCGTCGGTGCCGCAGCTAACGCATTAAGTTCCCCGCCTGGGGAGTACGGCCGCAAGGCTAAAACTCAAAGGAATTGACGGGGGCCCGCACAAGCAGCGGAGCATGTGGCTTAATTCGACGCAACGCGAAGAACCTTACCAAGGCTTGACATATACCGGAAAGCATCAGAGATGGTGCCCCCCTTGTGGTCGGTATACAGGTGGTGCATGGCTGTCGTCAGCTCGTGTCGTGAGATGTTGGGTTAAGTCCCGCAACGAGCGCAACCCTTGTTCTGTGTTGCCAGCATGCCCTTCGGGGTGATGGGGACTCACAGGAGACTGCCGGGGTCAACTCGGAGGAAGGTGGGGACGACGTCAAGTCATCATGCCCCTTATGTCTTGGGCTGCACACGTGCTACAATGGCCGGTACAATGAGCTGCGATGCCGCGAGGCGGAGCGAATCTCAAAAAGCCGGTCTCAGTTCGGATTGGGGTCTGCAACTCGACCCCATGAAGTCGGAGTTGCTAGTAATCGCAGATCAGCATTGCTGCGGTGAATACGTTCCCGGGCCTTGTACACACCGCCCGTCACGTCACGAAAGTCGGTAACACCCGAAGCCGGTGGCCCAACCCCTTGTGGGAGGGAGCTGTCGAAGGTGGGACTGGCGATTGGGACGAAGTCGTAACAAGGTAGCCGTACCGGAAGGTGCGGCTGGATCACCTCCTTTCTAAGGAGCATCTAGATTCCGCAAGGAATCCAGAGCCACTACGTCGGCAAATGTTCGACGGTGGTTAGCTCATGGGTGGAACGTTGACTATTCGGCACGACAGGTTGTTTTTCACTAGTACTGCTTCGGCGTGGAACGTGGGGGATGGTCGGTCGTGTCGGGCACGTTGTTGGGTGTCTGAGGGTATGGCCGCGAGGTTGCCTTCAGTTGCCGGCCCCAGTGAACTCGCCCTTAGGGGTGGGGTGATGGGTGGCTGGTCGTTGTTTGAGAACTGCACAGTGGACGCGAGCATCTGTGGCCAAGTTTTTAAGGGCGCACGGTGGATGCCTTGGCACCAGGAACCGATGAAGGACGTGGGAGGCCACGATAGGCCCCGGGGAGCTGTCAACCGAGCTTTGATCCGGGGGTGTCCGAATGGGGAAACCCGGCAGTCGTCATGGGCTGTCACCCGCTGCTGAACACATAGGCAGTGTGGAGGGAACGAGGGGAAGTGAAACATCTCAGTACCCTCAGGAAGAGAAAACAACCGTGATTCCGGGAGTAGTGGCGAGCGAAACTGGATGAGGCCAAACCGTATGCGTGTGATACCCGGCAGGGGTTGCGCATGCGGGGTTGTGGGATCTCTTTTTCATAGTCTGCCGGCTGTGAGACGAGTCAGAAACCGTTGATGTAGGCGAAGGACATGCGAAAGGTCCGGCGTAGAGGGTAAGACCCCCGTAGCTGAAACATTGACGGCTCGTTTAAGAGACACCCAAGTAGCACGGGGCCCGAGAAATCCCGTGTGAATCTGGCGGGACCACCCGCTAAGCCTAAATATTCCCTGGTGACCGATAGCGGATAGTACCGTGAGGGAATGGTGAAAAGTACCGCGGGAGCGGAGTGAAATAGTACCTGAAACCGTGTGCCTACAAGCCGTGGGAGCGTCGCTGTTGTTCTTCGGAGCAACAGTCGTGACTGCGTGCCTTTTGAAGAATGAGCCTGCGAGTTTGCGGTGTGTTGCGAGGTTAACCCGTGTGGGGAAGCCGTAGCGAAAGCGAGTCCGAATAGGGCGTTTTAGTAGCACGCTCAAGACCCGAAGCGGAGTGATCTAGCCATGGGCAGGTTGAAGCGGAGGTAAGACTTCGTGGAGGACCGAACCCACCAGGGTTGAAAACCTGGGGGATGACCTGTGGTTAGGGGTGAAAGGCCAATCAAACTCCGTGATAGCTGGTTCTCCCCGAAATGCATTTAGGTGCAGCGTCGTGTGTTTCTTGCCGGAGGTAGAGCACTGGATAGGCGATGGGCCCTACCGGGTTACTGACCTTAGCCAAACTCCGAATGCCGGTAAGTGAGAGCACGGCAGTGAGACTGTGGGGGATAAGCTCCATGGTCGAGAGGGAAACAGCCCAGAGCATCGACTAAGGCCCCTAAGCGTACGCTAAGTGGGAAAGGATGTGGAGTCGCAGAGACAACCAGGAGGTTGGCTTAGAAGCAGCCACCCTTGAAAGAGTGCGTAATAGCTCACTGGTCAAGTGATTCCGCGCCGACAATGTAGCGGGGCTCAAGCGTACCGCCGAAGTCGTGTCATTCGTACATGTATCCCCAACGGGAGTACGGATGGGTAGGGGAGCGTCGTGTGCCGGGTGAAGCAGCCGCGGAAGCGAGTTGTGGACGGTTCACGAGTGAGAATGCAGGCATGAGTAGCGATACACACGTGAGAAACGTGTGCGCCGATTGACTAAGGGTTCCTGGGTCAAGCTGATCTGCCCAGGGTAAGTCGGGACCTAAGGCGAGGCCGACAGGCGTAGTCGATGGACAACCGGTTGATATTCCGGTACCCGCTTTGAAACGCCCAATACTGAATCAGGCGATGCTAAGTCCGTGAAGCCGGCCCGATCTCTTCGGAGTTGAGGGTAGTGGTGGAGCCGACGAACCAGACTTGTACTAGGTAAGCGATGGGGTGACGCAGGAAGGTAGTCCAGCCCGGGCGGTGGTAGTCCCGGGGTAAGGGTGTAGGGCGTGTGATAGGCAAATCCGTCACACATTAAGTCTGAGACCTGATGCCGAGCCGATTGTGGTGAAGTGGATGATCCTATGCTGTCGAGAAAAGCCTCTAGCGAGTTTCATGGCGGCCCGTACCCTAAACCGACTCAGGTGGTCAGGTAGAGAATACCGAGGCGTTCGGGTGAACTATGGTTAAGGAACTCGGCAAAATGCCCCCGTAACTTCGGGAGAAGGGGGGCCATCACTGGTGATTGGATTTACTCCATGAGCTGGGGGTGGCCGCAGAGACCAGCGAGAAGCGACTGTTTACTAAAAACACAGGTCCGTGCGAAGCCGTAAGGCGATGTATACGGACTGACGCCTGCCCGGTGCTGGAACGTTAAGGGGACCGGTTAGCTGACTTTCGGGTCGGCGAAGCTGAGAACTTAAGCGCCAGTAAACGGCGGTGGTAACTATAACCATCCTAAGGTAGCGAAATTCCTTGTCGGGTAAGTTCCGACCTGCACGAATGGCGTAACGACTTCTCGACTGTCTCAACCATAGGCCCGGTGAAATTGCACTACGAGTAAAGATGCTCGTTTCGCGCAGCAGGACGGAAAGACCCCGGGACCTTTACTACAGTTTGATATTGGTGTTCGGTTCGGCTTGTGTAGGATAGGTGGGAGACTTTGAAGCAGCCACGCCAGTGGTTGTGGAGTCGCCGTTGAAATACCACTCTGGTCGTGCTGGATGTCTAACCTGGGTCCGTGATCCGGATCAGGGACAGTGTCTGATGGGTAGTTTAACTGGGGCGGTTGCCTCCTAAAGAGTAACGGAGGCGCCCAAAGGTTCCCTCAGCCTGGTTGGCAATCAGGTGTTGAGTGTAAGTGCACAAGGGAGCTTGACTGTGAGACCGACGGGTCGAGCAGGGACGAAAGTCGGGACTAGTGATCCGGCAGTGGCTTGTGGAAGCGCTGTCGCTCAACGGATAAAAGGTACCCCGGGGATAACAGGCTGATCTTCCCCAAGAGTCCATATCGACGGGATGGTTTGGCACCTCGATGTCGGCTCGTCGCATCCTGGGGCTGGAGTCGGTCCCAAGGGTTGGGCTGTTCGCCCATTAAAGCGGTACGCGAGCTGGGTTTAGAACGTCGTGAGACAGTTCGGTCCCTATCCGCTGCGCGCGTAGGAATATTGAGAAGGGCTGTCCCTAGTACGAGAGGACCGGGACGGACGAACCTCTGGTGTGCCAGTTGTCCTGCCAAGGGCATGGCTGGTTGGCTACGTTCGGAAAGGATAACCGCTGAAAGCATCTAAGCGGGAAGCCTGCTTCGAGATGAGTGTTCCCACCCCCTTTGAGGGGTTAAGGCTCCCAGTAGACGACTGGGTTGATAGGCCAGATGTGGAAGCCCGGCAACGGGTGGAGCTGACTGGTACTAATAGGCCGAGGGCTTGTCCTCAGTTGCTCGCGTCCACTGTGTTAGTTCTGAAATAACGAACGGCCGTGTTGTTGCCCGGTGTTGGTTAATTTCATAGTGTTTCGGTGGTCATTGCGTTAGGGAAACGCCCGGTTACATTCCGAACCCGGAAGCTAAGCCTTTCAGCGCCGATGGTACTGCAGGGGGGACCCTGTGGGAGAGTAGGACGCCGCCGAACAATTATTCCGGGAAAGCCCCGCACCTCTGGTGCGGGGCTTTTCTGCGTTTACGGGCCGACCCTTTCCCGCGGCGGCAACCATGGCACCTTCTCGGCGTGATCCCATGGTTGCCGCGTGGGATCAGAGACGGCCGGCTGCCTTGAGGGCGAGATAGGCGTCGGCGAGAGCCGGGGCGAGATTGTCCGGAGTGGCATCGACAACCACCACACCATGCCGCTGGAGCTGTTCCGCAGTGCGGCGTCGCTGTGCCTGGGCTTGTGCCGCCGCTGCAGCCTGGTAGACCGCGTCCACTGTGCCTCGGGCGCCGGCCATCTCTTCGATGTGCGGGTCGGCCACCGCGGCCACCAGCACCGTGTGGCGCTGGGTCAGCTGGGGGAGGGCGGGGAGCAAGCCCTCTTCGACGGGGGCCGCGTCCAGACTGGTGAGAAGTACGACCAGGGAGCGACGAGGGGCGCTTGCCAGGGCAGTAGCGCTGAGACCCCGGACGTCTGTTTCCACGAGCTCCGGTTCGAGCGGTGCCATCGCCGTGACCATGGCCGACAGAACTTCCCCTGCGGCGCGGCCGCGAACCTGGGCGCGGGTGCGGCGGTCATGGGCCAGCAGGTCGACGCGGTCGCCGGCGCGAGTCGCGAGAGCGGTGAGGAGCAGTGCCGCATCCATAGCCGCATCGAGCCGCGGCACATCACCGACCCGACCCGCCGAGGTACGGCCCGTATCGAGAACGATGAGGATGTGGCGGTCCCGTTCGGGGCGCCACGTGCGGACAGCGACAGCGGACTGGCGCGCTGTTGCCCGCCAGTCGATGGAGCGGGTGTCGTCGCCGGGGACGTAGGCGCGCAGACTGTCGAACTCCGTGCCTTCGCCACGGGTGAGGACACTGGTGCGACCGTCGAGCTCGCGGAGTCTGGCAAGACGGGACGGCAGGTGCTTGCGGCTGGTGAAGGGCGGAAGGACGCGCACCGTCCACGGAACGTGATGGTTGCCCTGCCGGGCCGCCAGGCCCAGCGGCCCGTAGGAACGGACGGTGACTCGTTCGGCTCGGCGATCGCCGCGACGGGTGGGACGCAGGAGTGTGGTGACGCGACGGCGTTCGCCGGGCGGGACGGCCAAGGTGTGACGGGACGCGGCGTGCTCCGTGCCGGTGAGCCAGCTGCTCGGGGGCCAGGCGTCGCGGAGATGGGCGCGCAAGCGACGACGCGAGGGATTGGTTACGGTCAGTTGCACCTCTGCGCCGTCACCGAGTCGAACGGTTGTGTCGCCGGATCGGGTGAACTGGAGCGTTCGCACTGGTGCTGCCAGGGCGTAGTCGCACAGAATTGCTAGAGAGAGCGGGGCGTTGACTGCGAGCAGGCCTGTCCAGCTCGGGGCCAGGATGCCTACGGGGAGTGACCCCAGAGCGGCAAGTAGCGCTGTTCGTCCGGTGAGGGCCACTGTCACCGCCTCATCGGGGTACGGGTACGTGGGCGAGGACTGCGGTGATGACGGAGTCGGGGGTGACTCCCTCCATCTCTGCCTCGGGCCGCAGTTGG from Streptomyces sp. NBC_01707 includes the following:
- a CDS encoding DUF58 domain-containing protein encodes the protein MALTGRTALLAALGSLPVGILAPSWTGLLAVNAPLSLAILCDYALAAPVRTLQFTRSGDTTVRLGDGAEVQLTVTNPSRRRLRAHLRDAWPPSSWLTGTEHAASRHTLAVPPGERRRVTTLLRPTRRGDRRAERVTVRSYGPLGLAARQGNHHVPWTVRVLPPFTSRKHLPSRLARLRELDGRTSVLTRGEGTEFDSLRAYVPGDDTRSIDWRATARQSAVAVRTWRPERDRHILIVLDTGRTSAGRVGDVPRLDAAMDAALLLTALATRAGDRVDLLAHDRRTRAQVRGRAAGEVLSAMVTAMAPLEPELVETDVRGLSATALASAPRRSLVVLLTSLDAAPVEEGLLPALPQLTQRHTVLVAAVADPHIEEMAGARGTVDAVYQAAAAAQAQAQRRRTAEQLQRHGVVVVDATPDNLAPALADAYLALKAAGRL